The Bacillus sp. SM2101 region GACTTTTTAACTCAATCATTACGTATCAGACGAAGAATTAATTCACCTTGAATGGATAAAAAATTTTTCGGCATTGGTATGACAAAACATAGAGTCCCCCTCCATACTCCATACAACCAAGCCTAATCATCTATCACTGTTATTTCTGCATTTTGTTAATACCATTAAGATATGTGCTTACGATATAATATAGGCTATCATCAAGGCTCAGATTCAAACCAAACCCAGCATGCTGCTCTAATGAAGAGAATCCATGTAAGATGCTCCTTAAGCCTCTAACGGTATGAAGAGCGGCTTCATCCTCTAATCGAAAAGTTTGCAGGACAGCTAACACAAGGTTAACGATGTTACGGCTTGCCTTTTGCGCTGCTTCATCAGATGCATCAGGTGCCATTAATGTCGCTTCATATAATCCACGGTTAGAACGAGCAAAGTTCACGTAGGCTTTCGCTAATGAATATACAGCATCTTCCCCTGCGATCCCTATTACAGCACTTGTCAGTTCATTATGAAGTTTCTCAAGTCCATAAATGGCTAGCTGTTTTCTTAATCCAGGTAACCCATCAATATGGTTATATAATGAAGGAGGACGAATGTTCAG contains the following coding sequences:
- a CDS encoding TetR/AcrR family transcriptional regulator translates to MSPRTGLDLQTILQAAAEIANEQGLEAVTLAILAKKLNIRPPSLYNHIDGLPGLRKQLAIYGLEKLHNELTSAVIGIAGEDAVYSLAKAYVNFARSNRGLYEATLMAPDASDEAAQKASRNIVNLVLAVLQTFRLEDEAALHTVRGLRSILHGFSSLEQHAGFGLNLSLDDSLYYIVSTYLNGINKMQK